The Candidatus Omnitrophota bacterium genome has a segment encoding these proteins:
- a CDS encoding undecaprenyl/decaprenyl-phosphate alpha-N-acetylglucosaminyl 1-phosphate transferase, translated as MIYLAAFFIPMLFLLIFEPSFINFAEKKRVYDKPSSRKIHTRLVPLWGGLGIWISVWAGLALLYFISDEVKLLLAANFSAVNGVFLGSLIILITGMADDRQAVSPTVKLLAQTIAVMMVLMYGVEITGFKIPFMNYVMFPRIVSIIITAIWMLAFTNVINLIDGVDGLACGISAIAAFTFSIVIIIEAAFGLLPGGSFFALLSLLLSGACLGFLYFNFPPAGVFLGDSGSLLLGFFLGIIAIQGMLKLTAAIALVIPIMVVALPIFDVVSAIIRRSRANVPIMRADSEHIHHKLLKGGWSSREVSLLMYNLTLILSIVAIMATIFSIKR; from the coding sequence ATGATATATCTGGCGGCTTTTTTTATACCGATGCTCTTTCTCCTTATTTTTGAGCCGTCTTTTATTAATTTCGCGGAGAAAAAACGAGTTTACGACAAACCCTCGAGCAGAAAGATACACACCCGCCTGGTTCCTTTGTGGGGAGGGCTGGGTATATGGATCAGCGTCTGGGCGGGCCTGGCGCTGCTTTATTTCATTTCGGATGAAGTGAAACTCCTGCTTGCCGCGAATTTTTCGGCGGTCAACGGGGTCTTCCTCGGGAGCCTCATAATACTCATAACCGGCATGGCTGATGACCGCCAGGCGGTCAGTCCGACGGTAAAACTTCTCGCTCAGACAATAGCGGTTATGATGGTGCTGATGTACGGGGTGGAGATCACCGGTTTCAAGATACCGTTCATGAATTATGTGATGTTCCCGAGGATTGTTTCAATCATAATCACGGCCATCTGGATGCTCGCTTTCACCAATGTGATAAATCTTATAGACGGCGTGGACGGCCTCGCCTGCGGCATTTCGGCGATCGCGGCTTTTACCTTTTCAATTGTGATCATTATTGAGGCGGCTTTCGGCCTTCTTCCAGGCGGCAGTTTTTTTGCGCTGCTTTCTCTTCTCCTTTCCGGCGCCTGCCTGGGTTTCCTGTATTTTAATTTTCCGCCGGCCGGAGTTTTTCTCGGCGATTCGGGAAGCCTTCTCCTCGGTTTTTTTCTGGGCATAATAGCCATTCAGGGGATGCTCAAGCTCACCGCCGCCATAGCGCTGGTCATACCGATCATGGTTGTGGCTCTGCCTATTTTTGATGTTGTCTCCGCGATAATAAGGCGCTCCCGCGCGAATGTACCCATAATGAGGGCGGACTCGGAGCACATCCACCACAAACTCCTGAAGGGGGGCTGGTCCTCAAGGGAAGTGTCGCTGCTCATGTATAATCTGACGCTGATCCTTTCCATCGTCGCTATAATGGCCACAATTTTTTCGATCAAAAGGTAA
- a CDS encoding threonylcarbamoyl-AMP synthase — protein sequence MCFRHNGFQRGICENQCGVPVMKKISKKTKDIAVPVLTRGAKCDVIKVEDALSGEQFDRIVDIVKSGGIAIFPTDTVYGIGASIKFRDSIEKIYRLKKRPRKREIGLLISSWRESSHLVGRVSQRVRMLMKEYWPGPVTLVLSSRAGTKALRVPNHKFALKLLSAVGPMAVTSVNISGKKPAADFGDVDINLLKGADIAVKEEKPLSGLPSSILDLTGGEIEVLRDRE from the coding sequence ATGTGTTTTCGCCACAACGGATTTCAGCGAGGAATATGTGAGAATCAATGCGGGGTACCTGTCATGAAAAAAATATCAAAAAAAACAAAGGACATCGCCGTGCCCGTCCTCACGCGGGGGGCTAAGTGCGATGTTATAAAAGTAGAGGACGCTCTTTCCGGAGAACAGTTTGACCGGATAGTGGATATCGTCAAATCCGGAGGGATCGCGATATTCCCGACGGATACGGTTTACGGTATAGGCGCGTCCATCAAATTCAGAGACAGCATTGAGAAGATATACCGCCTTAAAAAAAGGCCCAGGAAAAGAGAGATCGGGCTGCTCATATCCTCATGGAGAGAATCGTCTCATCTTGTGGGAAGGGTCAGCCAGAGGGTGCGGATGCTGATGAAAGAATACTGGCCGGGCCCGGTGACGCTCGTTCTTTCATCCCGGGCCGGCACGAAGGCCTTGCGTGTGCCGAACCACAAATTCGCGCTCAAACTCCTTTCGGCTGTCGGGCCCATGGCTGTCACCTCGGTCAATATTTCGGGAAAGAAACCAGCGGCTGATTTTGGCGATGTTGACATCAATCTTTTAAAAGGCGCGGATATAGCGGTAAAAGAAGAAAAGCCTCTCAGCGGTCTCCCGTCATCCATTCTGGATCTTACCGGCGGGGAGATAGAAGTCCTCAGAGACCGGGAATAA
- a CDS encoding UDP-N-acetylglucosamine 2-epimerase (non-hydrolyzing), translating to MRKKIILTFGTRPEAIKMAPVYLALKKDSAFSVKLALTGQHSDMLDEALDIFGMKPEYNLNIMTAAQSLADITSSVVKRLDAVYKKEKPDMVLVHGDTSTTFASALAAFYNGIPSAHVEAGLRTGNKNEPFPEELNRVLTDSISDILFPPTKGALLNIKREGLRPALVSVTGNTIVDAAGMISRDEMAVTDSVRRLAEKPFVLFTMHRRESWGKPMEGVFDFLKKYFTSARGVSVVYPVHPNPAVKNTAEKILGLSDNIVLTAPLNYRDLIYLLKNCLFAVTDSGGIQEEALVFGKKVVLLRERTERPEGVTAGFVKVAGTSSSKIRSCISGLLKDSAAKKTFRNPYGDGRASERIVGAIRKYFGLRVLSKIKDFE from the coding sequence ATGAGAAAAAAAATAATCCTGACTTTCGGTACGAGGCCGGAAGCGATAAAGATGGCCCCAGTGTACCTGGCGCTAAAAAAAGACAGCGCCTTTTCGGTGAAACTGGCCCTGACAGGGCAGCACAGCGATATGCTGGATGAGGCGCTTGATATATTCGGCATGAAGCCGGAGTACAACCTTAATATAATGACCGCCGCGCAGAGTCTTGCCGATATCACATCCTCGGTGGTCAAACGCCTGGACGCTGTTTATAAAAAAGAAAAGCCGGACATGGTGCTCGTTCACGGTGACACATCAACGACATTTGCCTCGGCGCTGGCGGCTTTTTACAACGGTATTCCCTCAGCGCATGTGGAAGCCGGCCTGAGAACGGGTAATAAGAATGAGCCCTTTCCCGAGGAGTTGAACAGGGTGCTAACCGACAGTATTTCGGATATACTGTTTCCGCCCACGAAAGGAGCTCTGCTCAACATCAAAAGAGAGGGGCTGCGCCCGGCGCTTGTTTCGGTGACGGGAAACACCATAGTTGACGCGGCGGGCATGATATCCAGGGATGAGATGGCCGTGACAGATTCGGTCCGGCGTCTGGCGGAAAAGCCGTTTGTGCTTTTTACAATGCACAGGAGAGAGTCGTGGGGAAAACCCATGGAGGGTGTTTTTGATTTTTTGAAAAAGTATTTTACATCCGCGAGGGGAGTGAGTGTCGTTTATCCGGTGCACCCCAATCCGGCCGTTAAAAACACGGCCGAAAAAATCCTGGGGCTTTCCGATAATATTGTTTTAACCGCGCCGCTTAATTACCGCGACCTTATTTATCTTTTGAAAAACTGCCTTTTCGCGGTGACGGATTCGGGAGGCATACAGGAAGAGGCTCTTGTTTTCGGCAAGAAAGTCGTGCTTTTGAGAGAACGCACGGAGCGGCCGGAGGGTGTCACAGCGGGCTTTGTTAAAGTCGCGGGGACGTCGAGCTCAAAAATCCGCTCGTGCATCAGCGGACTGCTGAAAGACAGTGCCGCCAAAAAAACTTTCAGGAATCCTTACGGCGACGGCAGGGCTTCCGAGCGTATAGTCGGTGCGATAAGAAAATATTTCGGCCTTCGCGTTTTATCAAAAATCAAAGATTTTGAATAA
- a CDS encoding low molecular weight protein arginine phosphatase, translating to MLSPVLFVCTGNTCRSVMAEGIFKKNAPGLKAFSAGIAANPSYRIFGVLEEIFDEEGIPCKNHVSTQVTKEILDDAALVLCMEDRHADYIREKFPFASGKVFLLSEYAGEKGEIPDPIGSGKEIYRKTFDIISALVIKIIGQPGGKRNV from the coding sequence ATGCTCTCTCCCGTACTCTTTGTCTGCACGGGCAACACCTGCCGTTCTGTTATGGCTGAGGGTATTTTCAAAAAAAACGCTCCGGGTTTAAAGGCGTTTTCCGCGGGTATCGCGGCAAATCCGTCCTATCGCATTTTCGGGGTGCTTGAGGAAATTTTTGATGAAGAGGGTATACCTTGCAAAAATCATGTGTCAACTCAGGTGACAAAAGAAATACTGGATGACGCCGCTCTTGTGCTGTGCATGGAAGACCGGCATGCGGATTATATAAGAGAAAAATTTCCCTTTGCATCCGGCAAGGTTTTCCTCCTGTCGGAATACGCCGGAGAAAAAGGGGAAATACCCGACCCCATAGGTTCGGGCAAAGAGATTTACAGGAAAACTTTTGATATAATATCCGCTCTTGTGATAAAGATAATAGGGCAACCCGGAGGAAAGCGAAATGTTTGA
- the argJ gene encoding bifunctional glutamate N-acetyltransferase/amino-acid acetyltransferase ArgJ: MKKTYFPDGFPDGFLIGGCACGMKKEGKDLGVIFCPGGFKAAGIFTKNRFAAAPVIISRKHLSDGYALVANSKCANAATGKRGFRDAMEICSFTARRFGVKADEVLVASTGVIGAFLPVAKIKKGIISLQKSFLKNVPAPNDFADSIMTTDTVRKISSSGNFWACAKGSGMINPDMATFLCFILTDARITPGMRKIFREEADVFNRMSVDGEMSTNDSVFLISSMKKTISIAEFRKGLSAVCSDIAAKIISDGEGRKKVIKVSVSGARTERDARRLADFLSSSPLIKTAFNGESLNWGRILSRTGASDVAMNTEKLSVYICGHLVYRGGPVRFDDKKLRSLLREQEVSFQVDLAKGHGECVFATTDFSEEYVRINAGYLS, from the coding sequence ATCTTCTGTCCCGGCGGGTTCAAAGCCGCGGGGATCTTCACGAAAAACCGTTTTGCCGCCGCTCCTGTCATCATAAGCCGGAAACATCTATCCGACGGATACGCGCTGGTGGCTAATTCAAAATGCGCCAATGCCGCAACGGGCAAGAGGGGTTTCCGCGACGCTATGGAGATCTGCTCCTTCACAGCTCGGCGCTTCGGAGTAAAAGCGGATGAGGTGCTCGTGGCTTCCACCGGTGTTATAGGAGCTTTTCTTCCCGTGGCTAAAATAAAAAAGGGAATAATCTCATTGCAAAAATCCTTCCTGAAAAATGTTCCCGCGCCGAATGATTTCGCCGACAGCATCATGACGACCGACACCGTTAGGAAAATATCTTCCTCCGGGAATTTCTGGGCCTGTGCCAAGGGCTCCGGTATGATAAACCCGGACATGGCCACATTCCTGTGTTTCATTCTCACCGACGCGCGCATAACGCCCGGCATGAGAAAAATATTCCGGGAAGAGGCGGATGTTTTCAACAGGATGTCGGTGGACGGTGAAATGTCAACCAATGATTCCGTTTTTTTGATCTCGTCCATGAAAAAAACAATTTCCATAGCCGAATTCAGAAAAGGCCTTTCAGCCGTCTGTTCGGACATAGCCGCGAAGATAATAAGCGACGGCGAGGGCAGAAAGAAAGTCATAAAGGTGAGTGTCTCCGGGGCCAGGACTGAGCGCGATGCCCGGCGTCTGGCGGATTTTCTCTCTTCGTCCCCGCTTATCAAAACGGCGTTTAACGGCGAAAGCCTGAACTGGGGCAGGATACTTTCCCGCACGGGAGCCTCGGATGTGGCCATGAACACGGAAAAGCTCTCTGTTTATATATGCGGTCATCTTGTCTATCGCGGCGGGCCTGTGCGTTTTGACGATAAGAAATTGCGCTCTCTCCTGCGGGAGCAGGAGGTGTCCTTTCAAGTGGATCTTGCGAAGGGACATGGAGAATGTGTTTTCGCCACAACGGATTTCAGCGAGGAATATGTGAGAATCAATGCGGGGTACCTGTCATGA